A DNA window from Paenibacillus sp. HWE-109 contains the following coding sequences:
- a CDS encoding response regulator, with the protein MEKMEQMDRREPLNPTVDVLIVEDDVKIAEINRRFVEKVAGFHVVGIATDSGQAEEQLEVLTPHLVLLDVYLPGANGLDMLSFIRQHYRETDVIMITAAKEMDAIREAIRGGAFDYIMKPLVFNRLQETLLRYLNFHRELRRMNESGMINQSDVDRLLLGSSKKEASSDTFFLPKGIDKLTLVKIVQAISVAESGLTAEQIAKEIGVSRSTGRRYLEHLVSSGDLYADLSYGVVGRPERVYRKNK; encoded by the coding sequence ATGGAAAAGATGGAACAGATGGATCGGAGAGAACCTCTCAATCCGACTGTTGATGTATTGATTGTGGAAGATGACGTGAAAATTGCCGAAATCAATCGGCGTTTTGTTGAAAAAGTAGCTGGATTCCATGTCGTCGGTATCGCCACCGATTCCGGACAAGCCGAAGAGCAGTTGGAGGTGCTAACCCCTCATCTCGTCCTGCTTGATGTGTATTTACCTGGCGCGAACGGCTTGGATATGCTTTCCTTTATCCGCCAGCATTACCGTGAAACTGACGTCATTATGATCACAGCTGCCAAAGAAATGGATGCCATTCGCGAGGCTATCCGCGGCGGAGCTTTCGACTACATCATGAAGCCCCTTGTCTTTAACCGGCTGCAAGAAACACTGCTTCGCTACCTGAATTTCCACCGCGAATTGCGCAGGATGAACGAAAGCGGGATGATTAATCAAAGTGATGTGGATCGCCTTTTGTTAGGCTCATCCAAAAAGGAGGCGAGCTCCGACACCTTCTTTCTGCCCAAAGGGATCGACAAGCTAACACTTGTGAAAATTGTTCAGGCAATATCGGTTGCAGAAAGCGGCCTAACAGCCGAGCAAATCGCCAAAGAAATTGGTGTCAGCCGATCGACCGGCCGCCGCTATCTGGAGCATTTAGTCAGCTCAGGTGATTTGTACGCCGACTTATCCTACGGTGTTGTCGGCAGGCCTGAACGCGTTTACCGGAAGAACAAATGA
- a CDS encoding Bug family tripartite tricarboxylate transporter substrate binding protein, with protein sequence MIKNVITASLKVTSISILAVSLAACGNGATKTASSYPEKALSIIAPSGAGGGWDMTARTIAKVLTETKAMDKPISVENKPGGGGAVFMAEYATKDVKDNYKLFVSSPPILINHLKKEGNTPYGYADTTPLAQLTKDYGAIAVAANSKYKDLKSLLDDLKADPTKLTVAGGSAPGSMDHLVSILPAFKYGIDPKKVKYVSYDGGGEAVTALLGGNADVLGTDASSLDQYVKAGKIRVLAVAAPQRLGSMKDVPTMKEQGVDAEFLIWRGFFGPKNMDAGAKKFWDDAIKKMVDSDAWKKEMTANNWETDYKKSDDFKAFLAQQETQLKDMLTALGMQK encoded by the coding sequence TTGATAAAAAACGTCATCACAGCATCTTTAAAAGTAACATCGATCAGCATATTGGCCGTCTCATTAGCAGCATGCGGTAATGGTGCAACGAAAACAGCATCCTCCTATCCAGAGAAGGCGCTTAGTATCATCGCACCATCCGGCGCTGGCGGCGGTTGGGATATGACAGCTCGAACGATCGCCAAAGTTTTGACGGAAACCAAAGCGATGGATAAGCCTATATCCGTTGAAAATAAACCGGGCGGAGGCGGTGCTGTCTTCATGGCAGAATATGCCACCAAAGATGTGAAAGACAATTATAAATTGTTTGTCAGCTCTCCGCCGATTCTCATTAATCATTTGAAAAAGGAAGGCAACACGCCTTATGGCTATGCTGATACCACACCGCTTGCCCAGTTGACCAAAGATTATGGCGCAATTGCTGTAGCGGCGAATTCGAAATACAAAGATTTGAAATCACTGCTCGATGATTTGAAAGCGGATCCTACGAAGTTGACAGTTGCGGGTGGTTCTGCGCCAGGGTCGATGGATCATTTGGTCTCTATTCTTCCAGCTTTTAAATACGGCATCGATCCCAAAAAAGTGAAATATGTGTCCTATGATGGCGGCGGGGAAGCTGTCACTGCGCTGCTGGGTGGAAATGCCGATGTGCTTGGTACGGATGCCTCTTCCTTGGATCAATACGTCAAAGCGGGGAAAATTCGTGTGCTGGCTGTTGCCGCTCCACAGCGTCTTGGCAGCATGAAGGATGTGCCAACGATGAAAGAGCAGGGCGTTGATGCAGAGTTTCTCATCTGGCGGGGTTTCTTCGGGCCTAAAAATATGGATGCCGGAGCGAAAAAATTCTGGGATGACGCGATCAAGAAAATGGTGGATTCCGACGCTTGGAAAAAGGAAATGACAGCGAATAATTGGGAAACGGATTATAAAAAATCCGATGATTTCAAAGCCTTCCTCGCTCAGCAGGAAACACAATTGAAAGATATGCTGACAGCGTTAGGGATGCAGAAATAA
- a CDS encoding ABC transporter ATP-binding protein codes for MKSTRLLVDFFRVKWPLYVIAALSISVGNIVYSYYPKLLGQFTDQLKQGGLNKATIIDYSLQLLFIGLTFGILAGIGQYMIMRNGRTFEFVSRNRLFDHFTKLGATFYSKNGVGKLLSYIMNDVTVIRESISMGINQVVNSAILIIAVIITMLFSSIPLYLIAVCIIPLLLIPILTVKFQPVIKKRSSQVQEALGKMTESAEEQFGGIRVAKKFAVEPIMVRRFSETVDKIRDSQLSLIRLSSLFEALIPFLGAISLIIAIAFGGFLTIHERITIGNFVELTLYIRMMVNPLQQIGRVINAMQRSKASLERMNELLDLKSEVVEKELAQISDLDHEGIRIEHLSFAYPDDEDEVLHDISLTIEPGKSIGIIGKTGSGKSTLVKLMLRIYDPPEGTVWIGETDIRDVTLESLRNQIAYVPQEGFLFSTTIRDNIAFYKRESPLEQVEYAAKKAQILASITSFPEKFETKLGERGVTLSGGQRQRTSLARGIIKDSPLMILDDSVSAVDSVTEKHIIDTIRKERWNKTTIWIAHRISALKHTDEIIVLHEGRIVQRGTHEQLIEQEGLYAELHAIQEGGNHDESS; via the coding sequence GTGAAATCTACACGGTTATTAGTTGATTTTTTCAGAGTGAAATGGCCGTTGTACGTCATTGCCGCATTGTCCATTTCGGTAGGTAACATCGTTTACTCGTATTACCCTAAGCTGCTCGGTCAATTTACAGATCAACTCAAGCAAGGCGGGCTTAACAAAGCTACTATTATTGACTACAGTTTACAGTTATTATTTATTGGTTTGACATTTGGTATTTTGGCTGGGATTGGTCAGTACATGATCATGCGGAACGGAAGAACGTTTGAGTTTGTTTCGCGGAATCGCTTGTTCGATCACTTTACGAAGCTTGGAGCGACCTTTTATTCGAAGAATGGGGTAGGCAAGCTGCTGAGTTACATCATGAACGATGTGACGGTGATTCGAGAATCGATCTCGATGGGGATCAACCAAGTGGTGAACTCCGCGATATTAATCATCGCCGTCATCATAACGATGTTGTTCAGCTCGATTCCGTTATATTTGATTGCTGTTTGCATCATCCCCCTGCTGTTAATTCCCATCTTGACGGTCAAATTTCAACCAGTGATCAAAAAAAGATCCTCACAAGTTCAAGAGGCTCTGGGCAAAATGACCGAGTCAGCGGAAGAACAATTCGGAGGCATCCGGGTTGCCAAAAAGTTTGCCGTAGAACCGATCATGGTACGCAGATTCAGTGAAACGGTTGACAAGATTCGTGACAGTCAACTGAGTTTGATCCGCCTCTCCTCGTTATTTGAAGCGCTGATCCCATTTCTGGGCGCTATTTCGCTCATCATTGCGATTGCATTTGGTGGCTTTTTGACGATTCATGAGCGGATCACGATTGGTAATTTCGTAGAATTAACGCTATACATACGCATGATGGTTAATCCCTTGCAGCAAATTGGTCGCGTTATCAATGCGATGCAGCGCTCCAAGGCTTCTCTGGAGAGAATGAATGAACTGCTCGATTTGAAATCAGAGGTGGTTGAGAAGGAACTTGCCCAGATATCTGATCTGGATCATGAAGGAATTCGCATTGAACACTTATCCTTCGCGTATCCCGATGATGAGGATGAGGTGCTGCATGATATCTCTCTGACGATTGAACCGGGTAAGTCGATTGGCATAATCGGGAAAACAGGCAGCGGCAAATCGACGCTGGTGAAGCTGATGCTGCGCATCTATGACCCGCCTGAGGGCACGGTCTGGATTGGCGAGACGGATATTCGCGATGTGACGCTAGAAAGTCTGCGCAATCAAATTGCCTATGTGCCGCAGGAAGGGTTCCTGTTCAGCACGACGATTCGGGATAATATTGCTTTTTATAAAAGGGAATCCCCTCTGGAGCAAGTGGAGTATGCGGCTAAGAAAGCCCAGATTCTTGCGAGTATCACATCGTTCCCCGAAAAGTTCGAAACCAAACTTGGCGAACGAGGCGTTACGCTCTCTGGCGGGCAGCGCCAACGAACCAGCCTAGCCAGAGGCATTATCAAGGATTCTCCGCTGATGATTCTCGACGATAGTGTAAGCGCAGTCGATTCGGTAACCGAGAAGCATATTATCGATACGATCCGCAAAGAAAGATGGAATAAAACGACGATCTGGATCGCCCATCGCATCTCTGCCTTAAAGCATACAGATGAAATTATCGTGCTGCATGAAGGCAGAATCGTACAACGTGGAACACATGAACAATTGATTGAGCAAGAGGGCTTGTACGCGGAGCTGCACGCTATACAAGAAGGAGGTAACCACGATGAGAGTTCCTAA
- a CDS encoding HPr family phosphocarrier protein yields MSGLGTRAIVEINQAANQFQSSIVIKVGKRYIDVKSILGLSITLFSNETYQLDIHGPDEAEAKQTMNQLFHKYGLPLADLHP; encoded by the coding sequence ATGAGCGGATTAGGAACTAGAGCGATTGTGGAAATCAATCAGGCAGCCAATCAATTTCAATCCAGCATCGTGATTAAAGTCGGCAAACGCTACATTGATGTCAAAAGCATCCTCGGGCTAAGCATAACGCTGTTCAGCAACGAAACTTATCAGCTAGACATTCATGGGCCAGACGAGGCCGAAGCTAAACAGACGATGAATCAACTGTTCCACAAATATGGACTGCCGCTTGCGGACCTGCACCCCTAA
- a CDS encoding tripartite tricarboxylate transporter permease, which produces MSTMDYVLHGLGTAMQWHNVVFVFLGVLIGTVVGVLPGIGPMSGVALLIPITATMTAGLGPEEAATSSIILLAGVYYGAMYGGSTTSILLNTPGESSSVVTTLDGYQMAKQGRAGAALAISAIGSFAAGIISLIGLIFLARPLSAVAIKFGPAEYFSLMVLGLLAISGLAGKSMVKALMMTAFGLLLATIGIDNVSGVERFTFNIPELYQGLEFLTVAVGTFAVGEVFKTILQREGNDGELAKINRILPSKQDLKDSAAPIARGSVLGFFIGLLPGAGAILASFFAYIVEKKISKNPEKFGKGAIEGVASPEAANNAASGGAMIPLLTLGIPSSGTTAILMGAFIMYNVQPGPLLFQDHPQLAWGVIASMFVGNLMLLILNMPLVKVFAKVIETPTKYLIPLIIVFSVFGVYAVQYSTFDLLLIMGCGLVGYFLSKNDYPLAPLVLGLILGPMLENNMRRALTISNGDFMIFLQKPVSLVFLIIGFLWLTIPLILKRRGKNVLVNEEA; this is translated from the coding sequence ATGAGCACGATGGATTATGTGCTTCATGGCTTGGGTACTGCGATGCAGTGGCACAATGTCGTGTTTGTTTTTTTAGGCGTACTAATTGGTACAGTGGTAGGTGTACTGCCCGGGATTGGGCCTATGAGCGGTGTTGCTCTCCTCATCCCGATTACAGCGACAATGACTGCAGGATTGGGTCCGGAAGAAGCCGCGACAAGCTCTATTATTTTGCTGGCTGGCGTCTATTATGGAGCGATGTATGGGGGTTCGACGACCTCTATTCTGCTGAATACACCAGGTGAATCCTCATCCGTTGTTACAACGTTAGATGGGTATCAGATGGCTAAGCAAGGTAGAGCAGGAGCAGCGCTTGCGATTTCGGCGATCGGTTCCTTTGCCGCTGGGATTATTTCTTTAATTGGTCTGATCTTCCTGGCGCGTCCGCTCTCCGCCGTTGCCATTAAATTCGGCCCGGCTGAATATTTCTCCCTTATGGTTCTTGGATTGCTGGCTATTAGCGGACTAGCGGGAAAATCGATGGTCAAGGCTTTGATGATGACAGCTTTTGGACTGCTGCTCGCTACGATCGGAATTGATAACGTTTCCGGTGTGGAACGCTTCACTTTTAACATTCCAGAGCTGTATCAAGGCTTGGAATTTCTGACAGTTGCCGTGGGTACCTTCGCGGTTGGGGAAGTGTTCAAGACCATTTTGCAGCGTGAAGGCAACGATGGCGAGTTGGCCAAAATCAATCGAATCCTGCCCTCCAAGCAGGACCTGAAAGACAGCGCCGCGCCCATCGCGCGCGGCTCCGTATTAGGCTTTTTCATTGGGCTTCTGCCTGGCGCCGGTGCTATTCTTGCTTCGTTTTTCGCCTATATTGTGGAGAAGAAGATCAGTAAAAACCCTGAGAAATTCGGGAAAGGCGCCATTGAAGGAGTAGCTTCTCCCGAGGCTGCGAACAATGCGGCATCCGGCGGAGCGATGATCCCACTGTTAACACTGGGCATCCCGTCCTCCGGCACAACCGCCATACTCATGGGCGCGTTCATTATGTACAATGTTCAGCCGGGTCCCTTGCTTTTCCAAGATCACCCGCAGCTGGCTTGGGGTGTTATTGCCAGCATGTTCGTGGGCAACTTGATGCTGCTTATTCTGAACATGCCGCTCGTTAAAGTATTTGCGAAGGTGATCGAAACGCCAACCAAATACCTGATTCCTTTGATTATCGTCTTTTCCGTATTCGGTGTGTATGCCGTTCAGTATTCAACGTTTGATCTGCTATTAATTATGGGCTGCGGACTTGTGGGATACTTTTTATCCAAAAATGATTATCCATTAGCGCCGCTGGTGCTTGGTCTTATTCTTGGACCGATGCTCGAAAATAATATGCGCAGAGCATTAACCATTTCCAATGGCGATTTCATGATTTTCTTGCAAAAACCAGTCTCCCTCGTCTTTTTGATCATTGGGTTCCTGTGGTTGACAATTCCCTTGATCCTTAAGCGGAGAGGTAAAAACGTGCTTGTCAACGAGGAAGCGTAA
- a CDS encoding NAD-dependent malic enzyme: protein MKDTLGGKSIILRLELQTEMIHFGHLITVITENGGDVIAIDVIQTGPNWTVRDITVSALEQAQLEAVTRAMKELPGIRLIHVSDRTFLLHLGGKIEMKPKVPIQNRDDLSRVYTPDVARVCMAIHEKQDNAYKLTIKRNTVAVVSDGSAVLGLGNIGPYAAMPVMEGKAMLFKQLADVDAFPICLDTQSTEEIITTIKHLAPTFGGINLEDISSPRCFEIEERLRDELDIPVFHDDQHGTAVVLYAGLINALKVVGKTIGEAKVVVCGIGAAGIACSKILLAAGVKELIGVDREGALVSSQTYANSMWNWYAQHTNPKQVTGALSDIIADADVFIGLSAGGVLKRSDVEKMAQHPVVFVMANPTPEILPDEIEDIAGVIATGRSDFPNQINNVLCFPGIFRAALDCEAMTINEEMKLAASAAIASVVAPQELNKLYIIPSVFNQEVVRLIRKAVIEAAIRTGVARRTPREYRGGGTL from the coding sequence ATGAAGGATACACTTGGCGGTAAAAGTATTATTCTGCGTTTGGAACTGCAAACGGAGATGATTCATTTTGGTCATTTGATTACGGTGATTACCGAAAATGGCGGAGATGTGATCGCGATTGACGTGATACAAACCGGGCCGAATTGGACTGTGCGGGACATTACCGTATCTGCTTTGGAGCAAGCGCAATTAGAGGCCGTCACCCGCGCGATGAAGGAGCTGCCTGGCATTCGACTTATTCATGTATCCGATCGCACCTTTTTGCTTCATTTGGGCGGCAAGATTGAGATGAAACCCAAAGTGCCGATTCAGAACCGAGACGATCTATCCCGTGTTTATACACCGGATGTAGCAAGAGTTTGTATGGCTATTCATGAAAAGCAGGACAATGCCTATAAGCTTACGATCAAACGCAACACAGTAGCTGTTGTGTCAGATGGCAGCGCTGTTCTAGGTCTTGGAAATATTGGTCCCTACGCGGCCATGCCGGTAATGGAGGGAAAGGCTATGCTGTTCAAACAGCTGGCGGATGTCGATGCCTTTCCCATCTGCTTGGATACGCAGAGCACAGAGGAGATTATTACCACGATCAAGCATCTGGCTCCAACTTTCGGCGGAATTAATCTAGAGGATATCTCATCGCCGCGCTGCTTTGAAATTGAAGAGAGACTTCGCGATGAACTCGATATTCCCGTATTCCATGATGATCAGCATGGCACCGCTGTCGTCCTCTACGCAGGCTTGATCAACGCGTTGAAAGTGGTAGGGAAAACAATTGGCGAAGCGAAGGTCGTCGTCTGCGGTATCGGGGCGGCTGGAATCGCCTGCTCCAAAATTCTTCTCGCCGCAGGCGTGAAGGAATTGATTGGCGTCGACCGCGAGGGAGCTTTGGTCAGCAGTCAAACATACGCCAACTCCATGTGGAACTGGTATGCGCAGCATACGAACCCGAAACAAGTGACGGGGGCGCTGTCTGACATTATCGCGGATGCGGATGTATTTATCGGTCTATCCGCCGGAGGCGTGCTGAAGCGAAGCGATGTTGAGAAAATGGCGCAGCATCCTGTAGTCTTCGTGATGGCCAATCCGACCCCTGAGATCCTCCCGGATGAAATAGAAGATATTGCCGGCGTAATCGCCACAGGGAGATCGGATTTTCCCAATCAGATCAACAATGTCCTATGCTTCCCGGGTATATTTCGGGCCGCGCTGGACTGTGAAGCGATGACGATCAACGAAGAAATGAAGCTCGCTGCCTCAGCGGCAATTGCTTCCGTTGTCGCTCCGCAAGAATTGAATAAGCTGTATATTATTCCAAGCGTGTTTAATCAAGAAGTGGTGAGGCTCATTCGAAAAGCAGTCATTGAAGCAGCCATCCGAACCGGAGTCGCTCGCAGAACGCCGCGCGAATACAGGGGAGGAGGAACGCTATGA
- a CDS encoding tripartite tricarboxylate transporter TctB family protein — protein sequence MTTRFDRYAGIVFLAIGTAFMIGSRCISTSAYGSNVGANIFPMILGAFLALMSIRLIYETFRKQKADSYKENLDYKRFGIIFIAAVLYALFLENIGFVISTFLFLMIGFQTMQRGRVWVSLVISAAFSCGVYYLYVHVLDGSLPGFPAWLNF from the coding sequence ATGACGACAAGATTTGACCGGTATGCAGGCATCGTATTTTTGGCTATCGGCACCGCATTTATGATCGGAAGCCGATGCATTTCTACAAGCGCATACGGCAGCAATGTTGGCGCTAACATTTTTCCTATGATACTGGGAGCATTCCTGGCTTTAATGAGTATCCGACTCATTTACGAAACATTTCGCAAGCAGAAAGCTGACAGTTACAAAGAGAATTTGGATTATAAAAGATTCGGCATTATTTTCATTGCCGCTGTCCTCTATGCGTTATTTCTCGAAAATATCGGCTTCGTTATTTCCACATTTCTGTTCTTAATGATCGGCTTTCAAACGATGCAAAGAGGTCGGGTTTGGGTTTCACTCGTGATTTCGGCAGCTTTTTCCTGCGGTGTTTACTATTTGTACGTGCATGTACTGGATGGATCGCTTCCAGGATTTCCAGCTTGGTTAAACTTCTAA
- a CDS encoding YrzA family protein, translated as MDFILDRIENKIEFFQAYDMQTLERKINDQVDNNKALLLDVFAIQHHIVFDPNAGKMLYSAVVHFKVKS; from the coding sequence ATGGATTTTATATTGGATCGGATCGAAAATAAAATCGAGTTTTTTCAAGCCTATGACATGCAAACACTTGAACGGAAAATCAACGATCAAGTCGATAATAACAAGGCCTTACTGCTAGATGTGTTCGCCATCCAACACCATATTGTTTTTGATCCGAATGCCGGCAAAATGCTGTACAGTGCCGTTGTGCATTTCAAGGTGAAATCGTAG
- a CDS encoding ATP-binding protein, with protein sequence MRLQTKLILIICSLLVFLVFSLGGIFYYLMKTALEEQIGTRALKVAETVASMPEIQHAFSLQDPSSIIQPIAEAVREKIDAEYIVVGNREGIRYSHPVLDRIGKEMVGGDNAPVLAGKSIISKAIGSLGPSLRGKAPVFGDQSQVIGIVSVGFLTEDIELVTDKYQTRIELISLLVLVVGLLGSVLIARNVRRSIHGLEPKEIGALYTEKKAILESIREGIIAVNQEGVITMANRYALQLLELPVTAKITGRHIEDVIPNTRLVEVVRTGQAEFDHEMLIGDHEVIVNRVPIIERKSSVTGAVSSFRSKSELYRLAEELSQVKRFAEALRAQTHEFSNKLYVISGLIQLESYQEAVELITREADVHQNWVQFIMREIPDPMIGGLLIGKFNHAQELKLTFEIDHESSFRDIPASMERNLLITIIGNLIDNAMEAVLAKGNHDDRYVKLFLTDLGDDLIIECEDRGIGISEETGGNVFVKGFSTKAGEHRGIGLALVQHAVGKLNGYITFHKNPEGGTIFTVAIPKLTDLAERSRTYGKDGTDGSERTSQSDC encoded by the coding sequence ATGAGGCTGCAAACCAAGCTGATACTCATTATTTGTTCACTGCTTGTCTTCCTCGTCTTCAGTCTCGGCGGTATTTTCTATTACTTGATGAAGACTGCGCTTGAGGAGCAGATTGGGACACGCGCTCTCAAGGTTGCTGAAACGGTAGCCAGCATGCCCGAAATCCAACATGCCTTCTCGCTCCAAGATCCGTCGTCCATTATTCAACCAATCGCTGAAGCCGTAAGGGAGAAAATTGATGCCGAGTATATCGTTGTCGGAAACCGCGAAGGCATTCGTTATTCTCACCCTGTTTTGGATCGGATTGGCAAAGAAATGGTCGGTGGTGACAATGCACCTGTACTCGCGGGAAAATCCATTATTTCCAAAGCTATCGGCTCTCTTGGCCCCTCTCTCCGTGGTAAAGCGCCAGTATTTGGCGACCAGAGTCAAGTCATAGGCATCGTGTCTGTTGGCTTTCTGACAGAGGACATTGAGCTTGTTACAGATAAATATCAAACACGCATCGAGCTGATCTCCTTGCTTGTTTTGGTCGTGGGTCTATTAGGTTCTGTGCTCATTGCCCGCAATGTCCGGCGTTCCATTCATGGTTTGGAGCCGAAGGAAATTGGCGCATTGTATACGGAGAAAAAGGCCATTCTGGAGTCCATTCGTGAAGGCATTATTGCTGTCAATCAAGAGGGTGTGATTACGATGGCAAACCGCTACGCGCTGCAACTGCTGGAACTGCCAGTCACAGCCAAAATTACAGGTAGACATATCGAGGATGTCATTCCGAATACACGTCTAGTCGAAGTCGTTCGTACTGGCCAAGCTGAGTTTGACCATGAAATGCTGATTGGCGACCATGAAGTCATTGTTAATCGAGTGCCCATTATTGAACGAAAATCCAGTGTGACCGGAGCTGTCTCCAGCTTCCGCAGCAAATCAGAACTGTACCGGCTTGCCGAGGAATTGTCTCAAGTCAAACGATTCGCTGAGGCTCTTCGCGCACAAACGCATGAATTCTCGAATAAACTTTATGTTATCTCGGGGCTTATCCAACTGGAATCTTATCAGGAAGCGGTCGAGCTGATCACACGTGAAGCTGACGTCCACCAGAATTGGGTGCAATTCATTATGCGGGAAATCCCTGATCCTATGATAGGCGGGCTGCTTATCGGGAAATTTAATCATGCACAGGAATTGAAGCTGACGTTCGAAATTGATCATGAAAGCTCGTTCCGCGACATTCCGGCTTCCATGGAGCGCAATTTACTTATTACTATCATTGGCAACTTGATCGATAACGCCATGGAAGCTGTACTTGCCAAAGGCAATCACGACGATCGTTATGTCAAATTATTTCTTACCGATCTGGGAGATGATCTCATCATTGAATGTGAAGATCGGGGCATCGGAATTTCGGAGGAAACGGGTGGGAATGTTTTTGTGAAAGGATTTTCCACCAAAGCAGGCGAACATCGGGGGATCGGACTCGCACTGGTCCAACACGCTGTCGGCAAATTGAACGGGTACATTACTTTTCATAAAAATCCTGAAGGCGGCACCATTTTCACCGTCGCTATTCCCAAGCTAACAGATCTTGCAGAAAGGAGTCGGACTTATGGAAAAGATGGAACAGATGGATCGGAGAGAACCTCTCAATCCGACTGTTGA